The DNA segment GCAGACCCGCAAAGCGTTGCACTCGAAAAACTGGTGGTATCGATTCAGAACCATGACTTCATCGGCAATCACCCAGCGGGCCTGCGTTTCCATCAACACAGTTCTCTAGAACTACACCGCGCCGCAGCCGCCCTGATGCTGACGTATCCCGCGATCCCAATGCTATTCATGGGAGAAGAATTTGCCACCGATAGCCCATTCTATTTCTTTTCCGACTTCAACGATGGCCATTTGCGCACCGCGGTCGAAGAAGGGCGTCGCCGCGAATACCCTCAGCATGATTGGAGCAACAGTCCCAGTCCGCTTTCGGTCGCGGCCGTCAATAAATCCCGGATTGGACCGGCCAGCGAGGGGGATCTGCAAACACGTCTTTGGTATCGCCAACTGATCCAGCTCCGACAGTCCTGGCAAACGCAGAACCTGCTAACGTCCGCGAACCTGAAAGCGAACTGGTCCGCCGAAGACTCGTTGGCCAAAATGACCTACCAACTAGGCGAACAAGAAGCGGTCGTCATGGTTCGGCTTCATCCTGCCGACGCAAATATCAAAGACCTAACCGTTGCCTTCGATGGAGAAGTCCTACTGAAGCAGAATGGCTCGGCCGTCTCCGGTCATGCAGGGCAATGGAACCTTGAACCTGCGGGAGTCCTGATCGGCATCCAAGCGGCTCGATAGCTGTGTACCGCTGCAGCTCCGCATCTCTTCCTCAAATTTGCTCTCCGTTTTTCATCTAGCTATGGACAATCGCATGCTCCCGAAACGAATGCTTGGCAACACAGGCATGGAAGTCACTCAACTTGGTTACGGCACGATGGGTCTACGCGGCCCGAAGACCTGGGGAGTCCGTGTTGTCGACGAAGCCGATGCGGAAGTCTTTCTGAACCTGGTCCTCGATTCAGGCATTAACTTCATCGACACGGCTCCCGATTACGGGATTGCCGAAGAGAGGATCGGACGTTATCTGTCCGACCGGCGTAGCGAATTTTACCTCGCCACCAAGTGCGGATGCGTCTTCACTCAGCATGGCGACCACCTTGAAATCGATCATGAGTGGGACACCGATGTGATCCGCCGCAACATTGACACCAGTTTGGCCCGGCTGCAAACCGACTACATCGACCTCCTCCAATTTCACGGCGGCGACGCTCAAACGCTGCAAAGCACCGGGCTGATTCGCTTGCTGGAAGAATACCGCGACCAAGGGGTGATCCGGCACTTAGGAATCTCTAGCAAACTTCCCAATCTGGAAGGCTTGATCGATCTGAAGGTCTTTGAAACGTTTCAGATACCTTATTCCTGCTTAACTCCTGAACATGGTCCCGCGATCGCAAGAGCCGCAGCGACCGGAGCAGGGATCATCATCCGTGGAGGAATTGCCCACGGTGGCCCCGACGCCGAAATCAAACGAGAGCCGCTGAATGATTTATGGACCGCCGCCAATCTGGACGCTTTGAAACCCGACGAGATGACTCGAGCAGAACTAGTCTTGCGATACACCTTGTCAAATCCTCACTGCGACACGACCATCGTCGGCACCTGCAACAAGGATCACTTGAAAGCGAACCTTGCCGCTGCCAAGGCTGGCCCATTGCCTGACACCTTGGTTCAGGCAATCAGCCAACAGGTTGCCAGCGTATTATCGACGTAGGTTCAACAGTTCGTCTAACAACTGCTGGCTAGTCGTAATGACTCGACTGTTTCCACGGTACTGCGTACTCGCCAGCACCAGCCCGACCAAGTCTTTCCCGATGTCGGTATTACTTAGTTCCAGGGCACCGCCAACAACCGTCCCGATACCGTTCTCACCGGGGGCTCCTTCGACGGGCAACCCGGTGTTGATTCCTTGGGCGTAAAGGTTTGCTCCACGCACTTCCAAACCAACGGGGTTTGCGAATCGAGCCAAGCGAATCTGTCCTAGGTCACGTGTGATCCCGTTGCTAAAGACGCCTCGCAGACCACCATCTTCACCGACCACAAAATTGTTCAAAACTCCGGGGGCACTACCATCCTGACGTGTCGCCGCCAAGCTTGCATCTTGCGATGCCAATCCCGAAACGGCACTGAAATCGAGGTCGAACTGCAGCGGTGACACACTGGGAACGCCTTGCCGGTTAACGTTCACTCGACTGTTTGTCGAAGACACAAAGTTACCGTTCCCATCGAAAGTAACCAATCCCGTTCCGACGGTAATCGCGTTACTGTCATTCACCTGGTTGCTGGCACTATCGGCATACCATCGATAGGTCGTTTGTTCATCGCTTCGGCTTTCCAACGCTGCGGTAACGCGGACGTTGATCGGAACGCCTAGCGAATCGTAGACGATAAAATCACTTGCCGCACTTTGCCCTTCCGCTTCTTGCACGGTCCCGAAAGCCATATTGGGAACCGTGACATTCCCCAATTCGTCGGTCAACCGAAATGCGGTCAGATCGATTTCCAACGCATTCAATTCACCAGTGTTACTGACAAACCGAATGGCTCCATCTTTAATCAAGCCTCCGGGGACCAGTTCACCCGATTCACCGGTAATGTTATTCTCCGATGTTGGGATTGGATTTTGAGCATCGATTTGCGAAGTCTGAACACCGGAGGCGGCCTCCACAAAGTCGATTAATTCTTGGACCGTGGTATTCTCGGTGATCGTCAGTTCTTTCGCCCCAAGCGCCCGGCCTCCCTTACGTCCTTCGTAAGAAAGCGTTCCAGCTTTGAAGATAGCCTCATACGTGGCTCCGTCGCGACGGAGCACATTGGTAAGCAACGTATTGCTGTCGATGGTCGGTCCATCACGATCCAACGTCTTGTTACCGGAAACGGTCAGATCCGTAATTTCTGCATCGGTTTTACTGTCGGTGTAGGTCTCACCGGGCGAAACCGTATCGACGAGGAAGAAATTATTCTGGTCCCCCGCAAGGTTGCGGTAAATCCGAATCGAATCGTACTCTGGAAAGCCACCCGATTCTGGAGGAACGGGAGGATCCGGAAAATCGGTCAACGTGATCCGGCCATTCGCTACGTTCCGAGGCCCAAGGATCGGACTTGGTCGGCTCTCGGGTTCACCTGCTTTGTAGTAGGTAACCATATAGGAATAGTTACCGGTCAGATTTTCGGTATCGGCTGGACGTGCCAGGTCGATCGCAGCGCTCCCATCATCGATAAAGTCTCCTCCGGACGCGGCCGATCCCAGGAAGAACAAATCGCTACCATTCGTGTCCGTTCGATAAACGTTCACGGTGGGATAGTCGCGGCCGTCGGCATCAACGGGCAGGCCATTCAAGCGAATGCTATTTCCGGCGCCAACGGTTGCGGCAATCGATCCACTCAGTACCGATTCATTTCCCGTGCTGTCGACCAGCGCCACGCGGTACTCATACGTTCCTGCAGGGACGGTTCCCGCGGCCGTCGTATCGACCGACACGCCCGAAGAAGAAGGCAAAGGAGCCGTACTGAGTGCCACGCTGGTCCCATCGGGACGAGGAACCATACCGTCCCCCAGAACCTGACTTTCAATCACCTGGCTGACCGTGGCAACGTCTCCTTCCGGAGTCAACGTACCTTCCAACGTGACGTTCTCGGTCGCTTTGGCAACACTTTCCGTTCCCAGGGGGACCTCCAGCGGAACCAACCCAGACTGCTGAATTCGGAACAGATCATCGACGCCATAGCCCAACAATCGCTGGCCGGTTGAATTCACTAATTCACCGTCCGCGTTCAGTTTGAAGATACCGTTGCGCGTGTACAGTCGTTCGCCCGAAGCGGCTTCGACCATAAAGAACCCATCCCCTTGGATTGCCAAGTCGGACGGACTGCTGCTGATTTCGATCGTCCCTTGAGCAAAGTTCTGGGCGATCTCGGCGACCTGAACGCCAAGCCCAACTTGACGCGGATTCGTTCCCCCGTTGTCGACCGTCGGTGCGGCCCCCAGGGATAGCGTTTGCAAGAATTGCGTAGCGTAGTTAACGCGAGACTCTTTGAAGCCGACGGTCTGAGAGTTGGCAAGGTTATTGCCAATGACGTCGATCTGAGTTTCCGCCGCACTTAATCCAGTAAGTGCAGTCGTTAATGCTGATGCGAGTCCCATATTTTCCTCAGTGACAGTTCCATCGAACGTCACCGGGGGGGGAGACGTAACGATTAGGCGGAGTTTATCTGGCGGATATTTTTAATATCTATCGTCTTTCCACCTACGTGAACTTTGACATTCCGGGAGTCATCTTCACCAGTTTCGATAGTTACTTTGTCGACAACCCCGCTAACTTCCGTCGAATCGTCTGCCAAAGCGTCTACTTGTTGCCCAATCAGCCCACTTGCCGTAATCAACTCTTGGTTTTGGGCAAAGCCAGCAAGCGTGTTGGTCAATTGATCGGTCGCTCCGATTTCTCGAATCTGTCCGATCTGCTGAAGCATTTCACTATTTTCCATCGGGTCCATCGGGTCCTGGTTCTGCATTTCTGTAATCAACAGCTGCAGAAACTGGTCCATATTGACATCGCTGAAGCCATCATTCTGATTGCTACTCGATAGATTCTCAGCACTCTGGACCGACGATCCGGAAGTATTGATTGCTGACATGCTGGCTTCTCAGAGCAAACGAATGGAAATCATCGGTTCGAAACAACCGATCGATGGAAGGTGGATAGTAACCAATGCTAAGAATCGGCGGCTATGGCAATTTCCCGGACGTCCGACCTCCTAGCCAACCAAATCGACGGACTTGAATTTCGCCGCGTCGATGACGCTGCGAACGGCTTTGGGCGGCGGTGGCCCATCGACGGCCGGTTGACCGCTGGACAGGTTACGAGATTGTGATGCAGCCGATTTGCCCGACGCCTGCCGCTGTTCAGAAGAGGACTGTTGTTCGGCGAAATCGCGATTCTGCGCAGCCGTTTGCTCACCGTCTAAACGAACATCAAACCGTTCGACTTGGATCCCCTGATCGGCAAGCCGCTGTTTCAGTTCAGGCAAATGCTCGTTGATCAGACTTCGGGCCAGCTCCGTTTCCGCAACAACCTGAGCGTTCATTCGCGACCCTTGCATACTCAATTGCAATTGCACGCCGCCCAATTCCTGCGGATGCAGTCGGATTCGAATCTGACCTCCGTCGACTCCAAGACGCTGAAACGCTTTGGAAACTCGCTGCACTAGCAAGGCTCGATCAGCGACACGAGGACCGTCGGCCTGTTTTGCTCCCGCGGTCCCTTTTGTTGCCGTATTCAATCGGTCCGAGGTCGCATTCGTGTTCTGGATCGCTTCCGTTTCGGCCCCGCTGGATTTCACAAGCGATGTCTTGCCCGAGGCGTCCTTCCTCCCGTTTGTGGTCGCTTGCAAAGCGGCCCCTGCGGCAGCAACCTGGGCACTGGCAATCGGCGTCGCCGCGACGACTGGAGGAGGAGCTTGCACTTCTAGATCCCCAGCGGCATCGACTGGTATTGCTCCGTTTAGAAGCCCTGACGGGATTGGCTTGCCGCTCGATTGGGCTGCAGCTGAAACTTCGTCAGGAGAGCCACTCGGTTGCGGACTCCCTTCAATCGCGCGAGCATCCGCTGGCGTTTTCTCCAGCCCTCGCTTCCCTTTCTCTCTACCTCCTTGTCGACGTCGATCCGACCCGCCATCCGGATCCACTTCGACCTTTCCAGCAAATCCTGCGGGCGATTCGCCATCGGTGCTCTCTGCCGAGGGGGCGACTTTTCCGGATTCGTCTGTAACTTCGCTGTCGGCCGTCGCGGCTAGTTCGGCCGTTTGATCCCCAGTGATCGGACCTTCGATACTCGCTTTAGAATCCGTCTCTTTTCCAAGCGTCGCCGACACGAGAGTTTCCTCTCCTGGAACCTCGGCGGACGATTCCGACGCCCGTTCAGGCGAAGCTTCCCCTTCGGGCACAAGCAACATTTCGGCGTCCACGGCCGCTTCTTTAGTGGTGGGATCCTCCGAATCGTTCGATTCGTCAGTCAATTCCTCGGCAGCGCCAACGTCTGCGTCCTCTTCAGGCTCTTGTTCCGCTTCCTGGTCGTTTGCTGTATTTGCCGCAGCGGCAATCCCGACAACGGGAGTCTCGTTTTGCGACGCGGAATCGGCGGATGGACGGACCGCAACCGAATCTTGCTCTTCGTCGTCAACATCCGATGCCTCCTCAGACGCTTCAACGGAATCGGAAGAAGGCGCAAGCGAGGAACTGGCGGAGTTCGCTGTAACCGATGTCGCACTAGCGACCACCTGGAACAATTCCGCAAACCCATCTCCAACCGATGACTGCCCGCTTCCAGAAGAGATCGCCTGCAACGACCTTGTGGAGAATGCCGACGGACCGCGCAGGCTTAACGCTTGCTGGTGGTCTAGAGAATTGGAGGTGTTCATAGTTACTTCCGATGCGACAGATCGCACCGGAGCAAAACTATTTACCCGACCGATCGATCAACGACTTTGCTGGCTCACCGTCCCCAATCATCCGAAGAATATCTGCTAGCATTTCTTCTTCAGGCTGAGAAACAAACTCCGCTAAGATATCGGATCGTTTATCGATGGGCGTAGCTTGAATAATACTTACAACATCTTCAATCCGATTATCTTCAATCATCCTCACCAATTGAATTTTCGCCTGCTCGGTATCAAGCGCTTGCAACGTTTCCGTTAGTTCTTGCATACCGTCATCCATGACGCCTTTGCGAACTTCGTCTAATTTCGCAAAAAATTCTTCGCGTCGTTCATCGAACAGTTTTTGATCTCTTTTCAATTCTGCGAACTTATCTTCAAGTTCCTTGCTGTAGCGTTTTTGAGAATCAAGGCGAAGATCCATATCCAGCCCCTCACGCGTCCGCGCCATCAGGATTTGATCGTAGGTCGGTCTTTCGGTCGATTCAGACTGTTCGACGATCATTCGCAATCGATCTCCCGTGATATCGATTCCGTTTAGGAGTGCCACAATTTGGGTGATACTGCCTGCATTGAGAGTTCCACGTCCGGCGCAAACTCCCAGCACGATTCCCTGGGTTACGATCGTCGCGATACAAATTCCAGCGAACAGGCGAATGACTAATCCCATGCTCGGGCCCCCTTATCTTCAGGTTCAGTATCGGCTCCGGAGCGTCCTCGAACCCTGCCCAATTTTTGCTGACTTGCGGCCGCTCGGGCGAATCGCAACTGAGCAATCTCATCCAATTCTGTTTGTTCGGCAGCCAATTGTGCCGCAGTCCACTGTTGATACTGTTGCTCGCGCAATCGCTCTAATCGTTTGACTTCGACATCGGCAACTTGCAACGTCTCCTGGCGGCGGTCGATCTCGGTTTGGACGATCCGAATATTGGTATCCAGCCCTTGAATTTCGGCGGCTAATTGCAAATCAAATCGTCCTTCATGCAACAGCGTATCGACGG comes from the Roseimaritima multifibrata genome and includes:
- a CDS encoding flagellar hook assembly protein FlgD, producing MSAINTSGSSVQSAENLSSSNQNDGFSDVNMDQFLQLLITEMQNQDPMDPMENSEMLQQIGQIREIGATDQLTNTLAGFAQNQELITASGLIGQQVDALADDSTEVSGVVDKVTIETGEDDSRNVKVHVGGKTIDIKNIRQINSA
- a CDS encoding aldo/keto reductase, coding for MLPKRMLGNTGMEVTQLGYGTMGLRGPKTWGVRVVDEADAEVFLNLVLDSGINFIDTAPDYGIAEERIGRYLSDRRSEFYLATKCGCVFTQHGDHLEIDHEWDTDVIRRNIDTSLARLQTDYIDLLQFHGGDAQTLQSTGLIRLLEEYRDQGVIRHLGISSKLPNLEGLIDLKVFETFQIPYSCLTPEHGPAIARAAATGAGIIIRGGIAHGGPDAEIKREPLNDLWTAANLDALKPDEMTRAELVLRYTLSNPHCDTTIVGTCNKDHLKANLAAAKAGPLPDTLVQAISQQVASVLST
- a CDS encoding flagellar hook-length control protein FliK, which produces MNTSNSLDHQQALSLRGPSAFSTRSLQAISSGSGQSSVGDGFAELFQVVASATSVTANSASSSLAPSSDSVEASEEASDVDDEEQDSVAVRPSADSASQNETPVVGIAAAANTANDQEAEQEPEEDADVGAAEELTDESNDSEDPTTKEAAVDAEMLLVPEGEASPERASESSAEVPGEETLVSATLGKETDSKASIEGPITGDQTAELAATADSEVTDESGKVAPSAESTDGESPAGFAGKVEVDPDGGSDRRRQGGREKGKRGLEKTPADARAIEGSPQPSGSPDEVSAAAQSSGKPIPSGLLNGAIPVDAAGDLEVQAPPPVVAATPIASAQVAAAGAALQATTNGRKDASGKTSLVKSSGAETEAIQNTNATSDRLNTATKGTAGAKQADGPRVADRALLVQRVSKAFQRLGVDGGQIRIRLHPQELGGVQLQLSMQGSRMNAQVVAETELARSLINEHLPELKQRLADQGIQVERFDVRLDGEQTAAQNRDFAEQQSSSEQRQASGKSAASQSRNLSSGQPAVDGPPPPKAVRSVIDAAKFKSVDLVG
- a CDS encoding flagellar hook-basal body complex protein, whose protein sequence is MGLASALTTALTGLSAAETQIDVIGNNLANSQTVGFKESRVNYATQFLQTLSLGAAPTVDNGGTNPRQVGLGVQVAEIAQNFAQGTIEISSSPSDLAIQGDGFFMVEAASGERLYTRNGIFKLNADGELVNSTGQRLLGYGVDDLFRIQQSGLVPLEVPLGTESVAKATENVTLEGTLTPEGDVATVSQVIESQVLGDGMVPRPDGTSVALSTAPLPSSSGVSVDTTAAGTVPAGTYEYRVALVDSTGNESVLSGSIAATVGAGNSIRLNGLPVDADGRDYPTVNVYRTDTNGSDLFFLGSAASGGDFIDDGSAAIDLARPADTENLTGNYSYMVTYYKAGEPESRPSPILGPRNVANGRITLTDFPDPPVPPESGGFPEYDSIRIYRNLAGDQNNFFLVDTVSPGETYTDSKTDAEITDLTVSGNKTLDRDGPTIDSNTLLTNVLRRDGATYEAIFKAGTLSYEGRKGGRALGAKELTITENTTVQELIDFVEAASGVQTSQIDAQNPIPTSENNITGESGELVPGGLIKDGAIRFVSNTGELNALEIDLTAFRLTDELGNVTVPNMAFGTVQEAEGQSAASDFIVYDSLGVPINVRVTAALESRSDEQTTYRWYADSASNQVNDSNAITVGTGLVTFDGNGNFVSSTNSRVNVNRQGVPSVSPLQFDLDFSAVSGLASQDASLAATRQDGSAPGVLNNFVVGEDGGLRGVFSNGITRDLGQIRLARFANPVGLEVRGANLYAQGINTGLPVEGAPGENGIGTVVGGALELSNTDIGKDLVGLVLASTQYRGNSRVITTSQQLLDELLNLRR
- the fliJ gene encoding flagellar export protein FliJ, which codes for MARFAFRFEALLRLRENERDAVRGHVADAIQAQSILEQQRDALQQQREESRLQAQRRLASTQLSVDTLLHEGRFDLQLAAEIQGLDTNIRIVQTEIDRRQETLQVADVEVKRLERLREQQYQQWTAAQLAAEQTELDEIAQLRFARAAASQQKLGRVRGRSGADTEPEDKGARAWD